In Anabas testudineus chromosome 12, fAnaTes1.2, whole genome shotgun sequence, one genomic interval encodes:
- the crybb1 gene encoding LOW QUALITY PROTEIN: beta-crystallin B1 (The sequence of the model RefSeq protein was modified relative to this genomic sequence to represent the inferred CDS: inserted 1 base in 1 codon; deleted 5 bases in 4 codons; substituted 1 base at 1 genomic stop codon), translating into MTRGFLLCDTDIHTRTSTIVQGENHTSPRARAHSLPTTPRQITRGLGKTRTEVQGPNKPPTKTCVQFQIPKIYLPNTPLTMLTPQLGHTXTSLLLPFHLLLSNRVTSFYTSISVRPPVFLISXPDSPEAPTMSQTAKSASSQGTDAKDKGAPAPAASSKATKTGEPGMGSYRIMLFDQENFQGRMIEVQNECMNVCDRGMDRVRSIIVECGPFVAFEQTNFRGEMFILEKGEYPRWDTWSNSYRSDCLMSLRPIRMDSMEHKICLYELSDFKGNKMEIQEDDVPTLWAHGFCDRVGSVRVPGGAWVGYQYPGYRGYQYLFECGDYRHYNDFCAFQPQIQSMRRIRDMQFHQRGCFTFTSASK; encoded by the exons ATGACGAGAGGCTTTCTATTGTGCG acacggACATACACACCAGAACATCCACCATAGTACAGGGGGAAAACCACACCTCACCCAGAGCCAGGGCCCACTCCCTGCCCACCACACCCAGGCAAATCACCCGCGGCCTG GGAAAGACCCGAACAGAAGTCCAGGGCCCAAATAAACCTCCCACA AAGACTTGTGTTCAATTCCAAATCCCAAAAATATACCTGCCTAACACCCCTCTGACAATGTTGACACCTCAACTGGGCCACA GAACATCACTTCTCCTTCCCTTCCACCTTCTCCTCTCTAACCGTGTCACTTCCTTTTATACCTCTATTTCTGTTCGACCCCctgtcttcctc atctcttAACCAGACTCTCCTGAAGCCCCT ACCATGTCTCAGACTGCCAAGTCCGCCTCCAGCCAGGGCACCGATGCCAAGGACAAAGGAGCCCCCGCTCCAGCTGCCTCCAGCAAGGCCACCAAGACCGGCGAGCCTGGCATGGGATCCTACAGA ATCATGCTGTTCGACCAGGAGAACTTCCAGGGCAGAATGATCGAGGTCCAGAATGAGTGTATGAACGTGTGTGACCGTGGCATGGATAGAGTGCGTAGTATCATTGTGGAGTGCGGCCC CTTTGTTGCCTTTGAGCAGACTAACTTCCGTGGGGAGATGTTCATCCTGGAGAAGGGAGAGTATCCTCGCTGGGATACCTGGAGCAACTCCTACCGCAGTGACTGCCTCATGTCCCTCAGGCCCATCCGCATG GACAGCATGGAGCACAAGATCTGCCTGTATGAGCTCTCCGACTTCAAGGGCAACAAGATGGAGATCCAGGAGGATGATGTGCCCACCCTCTGGGCACATGGCTTCTGCGACAGAGTGGGCAGCGTGAGGGTCCCAGGAGGAGC GTGGGTGGGTTACCAGTACCCTGGATACAGAGGCTACCAGTACCTGTTTGAGTGTGGTGACTACAGACACTACAACGACTTCTGCGCCTTCCAGCCCCAGATCCAGTCCATGCGTCGTATCAGGGACATGCAGTTCCATCAGAGAGGATGCTTCACCTTCACCTCCGCCAGCAAGTGA
- the acads gene encoding short-chain specific acyl-CoA dehydrogenase, mitochondrial codes for MAALLKARRAVGLCLSGCRNLSQLAELPETHQILRQTCRDYADRELAPIAAKLDKEHLYPTKQIKELGSMGVMAMEVPEELGGAGMDYLAYSLAVEEISRGCASTGVIVSVNNSLYIGPILKFGTEEQKKQWITPFTTGEKVGCFALSEPGNGSDAGAASTVARQEGDEWVLNGTKAWITNSWDASATVVFATTDKKLKHKGISAFLIPMPHPGLSLGKKEDKLGIKASSTANIILEDCRIPLGNMLGPRGAGFKIAMQTLDSGRIGIASQALGIAQASLDCAADYAHKRIAFGAPIGKLQAIQFKLADMALAIESARLLTWKASLLRDSKKPFSKEAAMGKLAASEAATFCSHQAIQILGGMGYVTDMPAERHYRDARITEIYEGTSEIQRLVIAGQLLKEYQP; via the exons ATGGCTGCACTTTTAAAAGCAAGGAGAG CTGTCGGCTTGTGTCTCAGTGGCTGCCGGAACCTGTCTCAGCTCGCAGAGCTACCGGAGACTCATCAGATACTGAGACAGACCTGCAGAGACTACGCTGACCGAGAACTCGCTCCCATCGCTGCCAAACTTGACAAAGAGCATTTGTATCCTACCAAACAG ATTAAAGAGTTGGGATCGATGGGGGTGATGGCCATGGAGGTACCAGAGGAGCTGGGTGGAGCAGGAATGGATTATCTGGCATACAGTCTGGCTGTGGAAGAGATCAGCCGAGGCTGCGCCAGCACTGGTGTGATCGTCTCTGTTAACAAT TCTCTCTACATTGGCCCGATACTAAAGTTTGGTACTGAGGAGCAGAAAAAGCAGTGGATCACACCGTTCACCACCGGAGAGAAGGTGGGCTGTTTCGCCCTGAGTGAGCCAG GTAATGGCAGTGATGCAGGTGCAGCCTCCACGGTAGCTCGTCAGGAGGGAGATGAGTGGGTGCTGAATGGAACCAAAGCCTGGATCACCAACAGCTGGGACGCCTCTGCCACTGTAGTGTTTGCCACCACAGACAAGAAACTCAAACACAAG GGTATCAGTGCGTTCCTGATCCCCATGCCACACCCCGGGCTTTCTCTGGGGAAGAAGGAAGACAAATTGGGCATCAAAGCATCGTCCACCGCTAACATCATCCTGGAGGACTGCAGGATACCGCTGGGCAACATGCTGGGCCCCCGTGGTGCTGGATTCAAGATCGCCATG CAAACCCTGGACAGTGGGAGGATCGGCATTGCATCTCAGGCCCTCGGTATTGCTCAGGCCTCTCTGGACTGTGCTGCAGACTACGCACACAAACGCATCGCATTCGGTGCTCCCATCGGCAAGCTGCAGGCCATCCAG TTCAAACTGGCTGACATGGCTTTAGCAATAGAGAGCGCTCGTCTACTCACCTGGAAAGCTTCACTTCTTCGGGATTCAAAGAAACCATTCTCTAAG GAAGCAGCTATGGGCAAACTAGCAGCATCTGAAGCCGCCACGTTCTGCTCACATCAG GCCATCCAGATTCTGGGTGGGATGGGTTATGTGACGGACATGCCCGCGGAGAGGCACTACCGCGATGCTCGCATTACAGAGATCTACGAGGGCACCAGTGAGATCCAGAGACTGGTTATCGCCGGCCAGTTACTGAAGGAATATCAGCCATAG